AGTAATAACTACAGTAcaactcaaaattattattaaACTATAACCACTCATATAAACAAAGCAAGCTACAGAGAAATTTCTTTTTACGTAAAAATTAGTCAGCCATACTTATTTTTTGGATTAgcatgatcaatgagggattTCAAATCTCCAAAACGAGTCAACTGATAATAACTGTGAATAGCTAAATCATGAACGGTTACAGCTTGCTGAATAAAAGTGTGCTTTGTTAGTGTTATTTCATATGGACTAGAGCCAATTTGAAAGCAATCTTGCATCATCACAGGACGAATAACTGCATTCTCAGCGCAATATGTCGAATGCAATTGAACATGCTCAGCAATGCCACTAGCATTGGGTAAATAAACAACAGCAAGAATCGTATCCCCTTGCAACTGAAATACCCAATAAACGTGTTTAACAAATCACAATAAAGATTGCTACTGATAAGCAAAACACAGACCAAGGGCATCCTCGTGCGAGGGTGAAAAACtagtttgataaataaaaatgtaCACTTGAATGCAATTTTAAGCTTCTTAAACTAAAACCCTGTTTGACAattcaattcagcacttaaacttaTTTAATGTATTCAGATCTTTAACATGTTTAGATATGTTTGATAACGAGAAATTGagcattttaattaattaaatgggtTCGAACGGTGTAGGATTTCATTGAATGCAGAATATGCTTAAATATTATGATTTCAGTATTTATAATTTAATAACTTAACGATGTCAGATTTTAATTTTACCAAATGCATCTTGAATGAATGAACCCgaaaatattaaataaaaaaaaagcagGTTTGGCTAAATAGTTTACACCTTATGTCCACCTCAAAAGACACGTAGAGCTAAATGCTTATTACTAGTACATGTTGTGATTGAGAAGCTTAAGCGGCAGGCCGGCAATCCCCTTGCCTTTAATTACACTTAAATAAACGGAAGAACCTTTTCACATGACAACTTGCAGTATTTATTGGCTGGTAGTGACTTATTTGTACCATTAATCGTTCTTTAATTCACTTTTTAATTGTTCTTTCAAATAGATATAAATTTGTTAGGAAGTAGTCAATTTCAAATTGTTATCTTCTGTGTACTTGATTGCTTGTAGGGCAGCCCATTAATTTTGTCGAAGAATTGTTGTCCTTTCTGTTATCTGTGCTGTCCTCGATGTTTTCAAAGTCGAACAGGTAAATGAATTaggtggattttttttttttccaaacaaatTGGGTGGATGttcggttcttttttttttttttttttaaaaaaaaaatcggttTAACCAGTCAGTTCATCGGCTcgatgattttttttaaaacttttttaataataaaaaaatagctaATAATGAGGAAGTATGAAATAAAGGCAAAAACCCTGAATTCTGAAATATCTTTTACACAATGTCTAGCAATTTTCAATTCATCAaccaaagaaatgaaaatgttTTTCGTTTAGCAATATTAAAGATCAAAACAAATATAAATTTATCTACCGAATATCTCAAATTAATGGAAAAAGAAGATTCTGACTCTCCCAAGTCAAGAACAAATCAAATAAGGTTTGTAAAATCAACTCCAATAttgaaaattaacaaaaaagaaagaaaagtagaaCAACCATGTACTGAAGATATATGCGTCCTTTATAATTGATATTTATATTGGCTATTATCATCTTCTTCACTACCAAATGGCCTtctatggtaaaaaaaaaaagtttgtaaTGTACATCTTTACTAACTTTATCATCATTTTCACcgtctaaataataaaattaaaaaaatgataaaagggaaaaaatgaggAGTAGAAGAAGAAACTAGAAGGACGGCTGAGGTATGAATAAGGTAGGAAGAGCAATCCAAAGTAATTGACTATTGAAATGGAAATGTGCAAACTTAACGGAGTGATTCACTCCATTTGGATTAACTGTTTTTTGagatgtttttaaaaaattttactataacagAATTTTTAaagtatattttgagatatttttaaaaaatattttgaaatatttaagaatAGAAGAatttctagaatatattttaaaattttaaaaaaaattaaattaagttTTAGATaaccttttaaaaatttttattatatttaaaaagctaatttttgaaaaacaccccatccatttttattgtcttttGGAAATGTGCAAAGGCACCACTATATTGGACTGTTTTCCCTATTGTCTTTTGGATACGTGTTCGCTTGGAAATTTCGTATTTTCATACTTTGTCCCCACCGCCACATTAGCAGCAAAGGATGCCCAAAAACTGAAAGAAAAGCGGAATGCAGAGTATAAAATGAAAATGGCTTTCTTACTTTTAATTTAAGATACGAgacaaataaataagtaaacatTAAATCTCtatttaaaaaataagtaattacaaaatccaaagaataagcgtctcatatttatttagatttacatgtttggattgcaaattttttcaaaaaaattgttaCGTTTTCAGTgatcatatttttcaatcatttttttacctcacatatatcaattttttttataaaaaatagcaatccaaatgagattgaatttgaaactcGTAGCATAAAACCTACTTACCAAATATCCCTTAAACTTTAAatagttttttattttgaaggataaaactttaaatagttaatgcaagaaacatttggGGTCTATCGTGTTGGTAAATTGAAATGTGAGGCACAAAATGGAGCTGTGTGGAATGGATCCGTTTACCTGTATACCGTCTAATATCTAGCAATAATTGAGTAAATGTTGTGGACTACATTAAAAGATGTAAAGTAAATCGTCAAAAGCTGTAAATCAAGCTCAAAGAGTCAAGACCCGGTAGGAGTAGAGTAGTACTAAGGAAGCGATCCCTTTCTcctaagttaaaaaaaaaaaaaaaaaaatcctttccAAGTCCATATTTCAGAAATCGAATATCATCCtttgtttattcactatgataaATGTTCAATACTTAGTTGAGTAATGTATCACAGAATCCAGCACTAGTTGATTAAGAAGCTGCTGAGTAATTCTTCTTTTCAATACGGAACGGGCACGAATATGTAATCTTTTTGGTTTCCAACACTGCCCACTTTTGTCATTTTATTTCAACCAAAAATTAAACAGTATCAGTTTTTCTATTCTACATATTTCAAGGATTAATTTCACTTTACACCGCTCAATTATTCCCGAATTCCTTCTTTAATCACTAAACTTTAAATTACTTTCTTAAAGTATAATATGTGTCTCACTTTGGTCTTTTAATGTACAAAATCTATCCTATTTTAATTCCTAAATTATAAAATCTATTCCACTTTAATCCCTAAAGAATGATATTTGTCTCACTTAAATATAAAATCTGTCtcattttcatcattaattTTACCTAAGTGGGACAAAATTTTTAGGAAAAATGATcggtttcatccttcacattttacaaaaatattcttttcgtccctcacttttaaaatgaaacaatttcgttcttgacatttaaaaactaaaattattacatccctgaacccaaatttcaatctgaatcaaaccaccaatcaacctaattacaaattttgggtgtgtaattggtagatcatttggttaactcaacttgatattcatgtgaaatttaatgaaccttaaaagaaaaaaataaaaaattataacataaaaaagaaagattaatcttttctacattatCATTGTATACACTGACGATTTTATGTACCGGcatatcattttaatttaaatttaaacaccaaattttatatttatgatacacatctagattcgcaagcggatatactaacggtgcatgaaaagatttaccaaaaaaaaaaactctactattccaagacaaagaatggcctttttatgttataatttttatttttttggtttaataaatgtcatgtgaatatgatgaaGTTGACTGAATGATCTATCAGTTCTATTTTCGAAATTTATTACTGGAttattggatggtttgattcagattgaaaattaggttTAGGGATgtaatagttttaatttttaaatgtcagggacgaatttgcttcattttaaaagtgagggacgaaaagaatatttttacgaaataTGAGGGATGAAACAGGTCATTTTCCCAAATTTTTATTCGAAGGACTAAAATGTTCGCATTTTAAAGTTTAGGAATCAAAGTAATAATCTGAGCATGGGTAAAAGGTgaaaagtggaattaaccctataCGAATACAAAAATATAGAGTGGGTGGTCAGAATTGAATCAGAAATCACGGCTCGTAATGATATAGGCAAACAAAAGTCCCAACCTTTTTCCTTTGtacaaatttcttatatttaaaCGCATGTCATGACGACGAATTGTTTTATTCTATTCCTTGGTGCTTCAGTacacaatttttataatttttttaacctttGTCCACACCTTGTAAAGTTTTACCACTTGCTAGCCATCTACAGTTGGGATCAAAGAGTCACCGGTGGATAGGAGAAAATAAATCCTACACTTGATAGTTtatgaaaaactaaaaataaaaggtaaagcaattattaaatatttagggaaaatgacctgtttcatccctcatatttcgtaaaaatattcttttcgtccctcacttttaaaatgaagcaaattcgtccctgacatttaaaaattaaaactattacATCCCTAaacctaattttcaatctgaatcaaaccatccaataatccagtaataaatttcgaaaatagaattgatagatcattcagtcaacttcatcatattcacatgatatttattaaaccaaaaaataaaaattataaaataaaaaggccattctttgtcttggaatagtagagttttttttttggtaaatcttttcatgcaccgttagtatatccgcttgcgaatctagatgtgtatcataaatataaaatttggtgtttaaagttaaattaaaatgatatgCCGGTACATAAAACCATCAGTGTATACAATGataatgtagaaaagattaatctttcttttttatgttataattttttatttttttcttttaaggttcattaaatttcacatgaatatcaagttgagttaaccaaatgatctaccaattacacacccaaaatttgtaattagGTTGATTGGTGATTTGATTCATattgaaatttgggttcagggatgtaataatttcagtttttaaatgtcaaggacgaaattgtttcattttaaaagtgagggacgaaaagaatatttttgtgaaatgtgaaagaTGAAACCGATCATTTTCCCAAATATTTAATAAGACTTTCTTACCGGTGCCTGGAAGGCATTGATTAATTAGTTCCCACGTCTTTGATTTTGCAAAAGGTAAAATTAATCCAAATTCTTCTAAATGCAGGAAGATTGGAAAATAATTGTGATTATAAGCATTATTAAAATCTTAAAGAACCCACTCACCACCATTAAAGAAACCTTAACAATAATATCCTCAGTACCGTCTAAATACGTAGcaataattaaataaaagttGACTGGGAAGACCAAGTAAGAAAACGCGTATATAACAATGTAGTAGGAGTAGTCCTCAGTCACCACTCCTTGCCCTTTGTTTCAAACTTCTGTTTGCAACAAAACATCCTTTCCAAATCATTGCATTCTATCCTCGCAACATTTTATTTCCAATACTCCTTGtaccacaaaaacaaaaaaaaaaaaaggcaatgaCTGAATTTTTTGTTCCAAAGGTAATAGATGAACTGGGTGATGTGGTCGTGAAGCAAGTTGGGGAGAAGGTCAACCTGGTGAGAGGGGTTGAAGAGGAGGTGGCAAATATCTCCTCTAACTTGGCAACCATTGAAAAAGTGCTGCATTATGCAGAGAGACGAAGGCTGAAGGACAGAAGTGTTGGAATTTGGCTAGAAAAGCTTGAGGACATAACATATGAGATGGATGACACGCTGGACGAATGGAGCTTCAAGATTCGCAGAGCAAAGAATGAGGGAACTCAACAGAATGCCAGATTGCAGGCAACATTGTGGAGCAAGGTTCGTTCCTTCATCCCATCCCTTTGTTCTTGTCCTAAACAAGTTCCTGTTCGTAGTGATATAGctgagaaaataaagaaaataaatgaactGCTAGAATTAACTTTGAAAGAGGCAGATCAATTCAAGTTTATTACAAGTGGGGGTATTCCTGATTCTCAAGATTTTCAGCCAATTATGACTACCCCAATCATAGACGAATCAGAGGTCTATGGTCGAGAATCTGATAAGGTTGCTTTACTCGACCTAGTTTTGTCTAAGAGTAGCAGTCAAGGAAGAGATGATGGGGTTCAAACTATCTCTGTAGTAGGGGCCGGTGGAAGTGGAAAGACCACACTTGCACAGTTACTCTTCAATAATAATGAAGTGAAGAATCACTTTGATCTTAGAAATTGGATCTGCGTATCGGATCCTTTTGACCAGAAAAGGGTCGCGAAAGCTATCCTTGACAATGCTGGAAATAGTTCTCATGAAGCAGAGTTGGATCTGTTGATCCGACGTATAAAAGAAACTTTTTCCGGTAAGAGATTCCTGCTTGTCCTAGATGATGTCTGGACAGAGGATGACTCAAAGTGGAAACCTTTCGAATACTCTCTCAAGGATGGGGCTCCTGGAAGTGTAATCTTGGTAACAACAAGGAGTCTAGTAGTGGCCAGAGCGGTGGGAACAACTCATACTCACCTGATGGCCCTGATGTCCGACTCTGATTGTTGGCTAATAATGCAAAGGATAGCATTTGATGGAAGATCAGGGGACTTGTGCAAGAAGGTGGAAAGAATTGggcagaaaattgcagaaaaatgCAAGGGGTTGCCACTTGCTGAGAAGACTATGGGGAGCTTGTTACGGTTCAAAGATACCGTACAAAAATGGCAGGATGTTTTGGACAGTGAGATATGGCAATTGGAGGAAGCAGCCGTGGACCTTTTCCCTCATTTGTATTTAAGCTATAACAAGTTGTCCCCGGAGCTGAAACGTTGCTTCTCCTATTGTGCTGTCTTTCCCAAAGATTATGAGATAAATGTAGAAGAGCTTATTAGGCTGTGGATAGCACAAGGTTATGTTCGCCCAAGACAAAGAGGTGAACGCTTGGAGCTAGTGGGCCTTGAGTACTTCAACAATTTGGCAATGCattccttttttcaagaaatacgAAATGTTGATGGGTTTCATGAATATATGCAGTGCAAGATGCATGCCATAGTGCATGGATTTGCAAAATTTCTTACAAAAAATGAATGTCATGCACTTGGTggaattggaagaaattcttCCAGTGAAAGAGCACATCATCTAACAATTTTGGAAGGCATTGAGGAGGAGATGTTTAGTTCTCGAGTCGTTGATTTTGAAAGGCTCAGGAGCTTTTTAACTTTTCCTGAAATTGGAAGAGTAGTAGTTCTCCAAAATCTGTTCTACAGTTTGAAATGCGCGAGGACTCTGGTTTTATGTCATTGTGGGCTAGCTGAAATCCCACCCGAGATCGGAAGTTTGATTCATCTTCGGCACTTGGACTTGAGTTATAATCGTTTCGTGACACTGCCAGAAGCTATATGTGATCTATATTATTTGGAAACTTTGGATATCAATCATTGTGAGCTAGCTGAAATCCCACCCGAGATCGGAAGTTTGATTCATCTTCGGCACTTGGACTTAAGTTATAATCATTTCGTGACACTGCCAGAAGCTATATGTGATCTGTATTATTTGGAAACTTTGGATATCAATCATTGTATAAAGCTTTCGTGCCTTCCCCAAAGGATTGAAGACCTTGTACACTTGAGACACCTTTTCAATCATGAGACATTTGAATTACGTCAAATTCCACAAGGACTCGGGAAGCTGACGTCACTTTGTAGTTTGACTCGATTCACCGTCAGGAGCGACTCTGATGATTTGGCAATTTTGAAGGACCTGAACCAATTGGAAATATTGCACATTAGTATTAAGGGAAAGGTAGATTTTGGGAGTGCGGAACTCGGAAAGAAAATCAACATGAGCCAAATGTCTTTGTTCTTTAGCTTGGGGACCCACTTCATAGAAAATCCAAGTTGCATTGAAACCATGGAACCACCTCCAAATTTGCAACGACTTACGCTAATTTGCTATCCAGGAACCCAGTTACCAAGTTGGCTTGTGACGAAGTCTCGCGCCAATGGGAAGCTATCATCCCTAGAAGAGCTTGTGCTCTGGAGAGCGGAAAAGATGGAATGTTTGGGTAAGGAATTCTTCGGAGCTACAAAAGCACTGCATGAGAGTAGTCATGATGCTCTTGATACATTATCAAACTCCGAGTCATCATCCTCAGCTGAAGCAATAGCATTtccaaatttgagaaaattacaTTTTGAGTCCTTTCACAATTGGACAAATTGGGAAGACTTaagtgaagatgatgaagaagttGCGGTCTCTATCATGCCACGCTTGGAGGAGCTAGAAATTTGGTACTGTGAAAAGCTTGAAACCCTACCACATCGCATCGTCAGAAAGATATCATCTCTCAAAAATTTAAATATTCGGGGTTGTAACAAGTTGAGCGATCGTTATTCTGACAAAACAGGAGATGACTGGATAAAGATATCACATATCCCTCGAGTTCACATATCTGATGAATAGTAATCTGCTCAGGTATGATTATTCACACATTTTTTTACTTACCTATCATCTTTGAAGTCAAATAATTACTGCTTATAGAATTACAACAAACAAAGGCCTAGTTTATAGAATATGACTATAGAATTACCTATCATTTTTTACTGCTTAATAATGAATCAAGGGTTAACAGAGCCATATATATactgaaaatataaaatattcattAGAATGGTTTTTTTAAATTGAGAACATGCAAGCCATTAACTAGTAAATACAACACTAAATTTCTAACAATATCTAATTGTAAACTCTTAGCGTTTGGAATTCCATTTATGTCTtgtctttttatctttttttttcgcTTTTGTCCTTTGTTTTCCAGATAATACTCATCGATGGCTCAAAATGAAGCTACAGCATAAAGCATTGGGGGATCAACCAGGCTGCAACCTTACCAATTTCCAGATTGAATTTCAAGTGGTTATACAACCAATctttatttcttcaaattattATTGTCCTATTGTATGTAAATTTGTGCAGATTTAATAAAGAAGAAAGTTTGTACATTGTGCCTATCTATATAGTGTATTATTGACAATCTATTATTAGTGTACCTATTTTATGGTATTATTCTAAGAATAACCTGAATTTAAAACagttaataataaaaaaatcacTACATTGTGAGTGCTCAAAAAGTTAATCCTTATTCTAGTGGTTAAAAGTTAACAAATTGACAAATTATTCTTTATCTTGTTTCCTTTCTTAAAAAAATGTTTACATAGATAATTGGAATAACAAAAACTCAGACAACAAAAATGCATGTACACTTCAAGGCACAAAAACCCATGATACTTTTATAGTAGCAGTAGCACTGGTAGTTCTCGTAGCAGTATTTATTGAAGATAAATTAGACTTTTGACACATCAGAGTTCATTGACAAAAATCGCCACAAACATCAAATTAGAAACCAAAGCAGTGCATAAGAGCATAGAAGAAACTGTTTATAAGGTTtacaaaaatctcaacaaatacTCCATCTAGCCCACGACCGAATGCATGCAGAGAATTACAACACAAAATCTTTGACGCAAGGAATCAATCATTACAAGTATTACAGGATGGACATATTCTGGCTGCTGAGAAGGGTTCAGAAGAGAAGAATTACAGCACCTGCTTCCTAAAATTTCAGATGGTGTTCAAACAAAGAAGCCATTTCAATCTGCAATACAActcaaacaaggaaacaaattcATCCTTGGTATTGGATCATGAATAGACATTATTAGAGAGGAAAATGCAGATCAggaaaatttatttctaaaatatgaCACAACAGGAAAATGCAGAACAGGAACATTTATGTCTAAATATTACACAGCTCATTATTTTGTCAGACCCAGGATACAAAATGAACATCATGGCAATAAATATGCTATGACAGGAAACAGACTCTTCCCGTCCAAAGTTTCTTACTCATAAGATGATGACCTAAAGGAGGCCAATATTATGAGCAGCAATCAATCAGAATTGGATTTAGAAGCCTACCGATAACTACATGCACTGTCATAAACTAGATGCAACTTGGAACTAATAAAAGCTAGATATTTCAGAGTCTTGCCGAGAAACTCTGGTTGGGAAACCAGTAATATCACAGAGGTCCACCAATGGTCATTATGGAGTTCAACCCCTTATTTACCTTCTAACTCCCATTTTTAACTCGAAAAGTAATTCATTTTGGATGATTGATACCTCACTGCTTAAGCAAGAAGCCCCTTTCCAAGCATTACTATCAGCTGTATTCTACTAAATTATATTGAAAGGAGGCCTGTTACAAGGGCAAAACCCAGTAGAGACAGAGAAATACGTCAAATCACCCCTTTCCAATGGGCCtcgaacaaaaaagaaaaacaaaaaaggttcTTTATTGATGAGATTTGATTTAAACGGAACACAAATCAGATACTATCCACAAAGCAACCAATTCACCAGACAGCAAATAAATAATCCAT
This region of Coffea arabica cultivar ET-39 chromosome 3c, Coffea Arabica ET-39 HiFi, whole genome shotgun sequence genomic DNA includes:
- the LOC113735112 gene encoding putative disease resistance protein RGA3, which produces MTEFFVPKVIDELGDVVVKQVGEKVNLVRGVEEEVANISSNLATIEKVLHYAERRRLKDRSVGIWLEKLEDITYEMDDTLDEWSFKIRRAKNEGTQQNARLQATLWSKVRSFIPSLCSCPKQVPVRSDIAEKIKKINELLELTLKEADQFKFITSGGIPDSQDFQPIMTTPIIDESEVYGRESDKVALLDLVLSKSSSQGRDDGVQTISVVGAGGSGKTTLAQLLFNNNEVKNHFDLRNWICVSDPFDQKRVAKAILDNAGNSSHEAELDLLIRRIKETFSGKRFLLVLDDVWTEDDSKWKPFEYSLKDGAPGSVILVTTRSLVVARAVGTTHTHLMALMSDSDCWLIMQRIAFDGRSGDLCKKVERIGQKIAEKCKGLPLAEKTMGSLLRFKDTVQKWQDVLDSEIWQLEEAAVDLFPHLYLSYNKLSPELKRCFSYCAVFPKDYEINVEELIRLWIAQGYVRPRQRGERLELVGLEYFNNLAMHSFFQEIRNVDGFHEYMQCKMHAIVHGFAKFLTKNECHALGGIGRNSSSERAHHLTILEGIEEEMFSSRVVDFERLRSFLTFPEIGRVVVLQNLFYSLKCARTLVLCHCGLAEIPPEIGSLIHLRHLDLSYNRFVTLPEAICDLYYLETLDINHCELAEIPPEIGSLIHLRHLDLSYNHFVTLPEAICDLYYLETLDINHCIKLSCLPQRIEDLVHLRHLFNHETFELRQIPQGLGKLTSLCSLTRFTVRSDSDDLAILKDLNQLEILHISIKGKVDFGSAELGKKINMSQMSLFFSLGTHFIENPSCIETMEPPPNLQRLTLICYPGTQLPSWLVTKSRANGKLSSLEELVLWRAEKMECLGKEFFGATKALHESSHDALDTLSNSESSSSAEAIAFPNLRKLHFESFHNWTNWEDLSEDDEEVAVSIMPRLEELEIWYCEKLETLPHRIVRKISSLKNLNIRGCNKLSDRYSDKTGDDWIKISHIPRVHISDE